DNA from Effusibacillus lacus:
GGTATTCTTCGGGAACTCCCATCATGGCAAGCCGTTCAGGCAAACCGGAGGGCGGTTGGATCCCGCTGGCAGTCATAGCCGCCATCTGAGTGGAAGCCATATCATCCGGGGAATTGAACAAGCCATCATCAGCAGCGGCAGCCTGTCCGGAGGGACCTTCGATGTAGGTGGCTGTAAACCGGTTGTAACCTGCATTGCGAAGACTTTGCACCGCCGCCCGAGCCTGTTCATACGAAGTAAAGGTAGCTGCTATAAACTGGTGTGAATTGGCCATTTTTTGAGTAGACCTCCCGCGTCATTGTCCGAGACCTGAACTTTTACAGTGATAGTATGATCGGGGGAGGGAAAATTATCCTTGGTGATATCTGTTAAACAGGAAGATGCCGGCCAGCAGCAGAATGCCGCCGACAGTTTGCTGCAAGGTGACGGTTTCTCCAAGGATGAAATAAGCAAGAATGGCGGCACCGATCGCCTCTCCCAGGATGCTGACCGACACGACGGAGGCGGGAATCCAACGAATCACCCAATTGAAGACCGAATGGCCCAGGAGGGTGGGGAACACGGCCAACGACAAAAACCATGCCCAATCCATCGGCGGCGGCGAAAGCAATGGTTCACCCCTGACCAATACATAGACAAACAGGGTGAAGGTGCTGAAACCGTATACGAGGAACGTGTAGGTTCCGGAATCCGCATGTGTTCGCACATGTTGCCCGATCAACCAGTATACGGACACCAGGAACGCGGAAAAAAGGGCCAGCAGATCCCCGTACAAAGCGTTTGCTCCCAACGAGAAATCTCCCCACCCGATCACCACGGAACCAAAGATCGCAAGGCTTCCGCCAAACCAGGATTTCTGCGACAAGCGCTCCTTAAAGATCCAGATGGAACCTGCAAAAGTAAACAGAGGCTGGAGGGACACAAGGACTACCGAACTTGCAACCGATGTGTACCGCAAGGACTCAAACCAGGTAATGAAATGGAATGCCAGAAAGACTCCTGACACCAGACAAAGCCAGTGATCGAGTTTGGTGAAAGTTTTCAGTGATTTCCTGACAGCCGATCTGGCCGCAATCATAAACGGCACCATCAGCAGGACGGTGAACAGCAACCGGTAGGCTGCGATCAGGCCGGGGGAAGAAGCGCACAACTTGACAAAAATTGCGGATGAGGAAACGGCGGCAATTCCGATCACAAGTGCGGCATAGGGTGGAACAAGCGGTTTCGTATTCATTTGGCTTACCCTCATCTTTACAATCGGTATTGTTTCATCTTGTAGTACAGGGAACCCCGGGAAATTCCCAGCAGGCGGGCAGCACCTGCTTTGTTTCCTCCGGTTTTCCGCAAAGCGTCCTCAATTTTCGACCGTTCCATCTCTTCGGACAAAGCGGCCAAAGGAAGCGAGTCTGCCGCCAGATCCGACAAAGTGGTCGGACGAATGGACGGCGGCAAATCTTCAAGTGTGATCTCCCTGCCTCCTGAGATGTTGGCCAGGTGCTCCATAACTGTTCGGAGTTGCGGAAGATTTCCCGGCCAGTGATAAGTGGTGAGGGCCGCCATTACTTCCGAACTCAGGCGGGGAACCGTTTTTCCCGTCAGTTGCGCCGCCTCGCTCAGAAAATGATGACATAATTCCGGCAGATCTTCCTTTCTTTCATTGAGCGAAGGAACGTGCACAGGTTGGAAAGCATAATACAATTCTTTCAGAAACAGGCCGTTTTGGACCAGTGTCTCAATATCAGGTGAAGCAGACACGATCACGCGGCTTTCCAGAGGGATCGGAGTTGTTCCGCCGACCCGGAGAAAGTTTTTTTCGCTCAGGGTTTGTGCCAGCTTTGCTTGGGTTGGCAGGGAAAGCACATGGATGTTCTTAAGGTAAAGGGTTCCGCCGGTTGCCATTTCCAACTTGCCGGAACGACCTTCCTCACCGCCGAAAGCCTCTTTTTCAAAGCCGAACAATTCGGAATCCAACAAACCTCCGGGAATTGTGTCGCAGGGCACCGTAACGAACGGTCCTGAATTCGCCACGCTCCGGTGAGCCGTCAAGGCAAGTGTGTCCTTCCCGACACCCGGTTCGCCGATTAACAGATGGCGATCCGGGTTGGCTCGCAGGGTCTGTATGATTTGCTGCATGGAGCTGTTGCGGTTGACAAGCAATTGTGCCGAATCGGACGGGTTGGGCAGTTCAGGTTTGCTGTACAGTTCCTCGCTCAATTTGACTGTGTGGGTAATATCCTGCTCAATGGCGAACGCACCGATCAATTCCCCATCTTGATCGTAGATCGGAACGGCATTGATGAACACATGCTTGTCAGGCCGCGGCTTGTGGTAGAGCTGGTGGACCGGACAGCCGGTCTCCATTACCTGAAACAGCATGACCGATCCTTTCTGGAAAAACTCCCCGATCTTTTTCCCCACAATCTGTTCTTTCGGTATTCCGTAAATTCGTTCCGCCACCTGGTTCCAGTAAAGAACAGTGCCGTCGGGATCCACGCCGGTCACTGCATCATTCACAGAGTCGAGCAGAACGTCAAGAAACGCCTTTACTTTGTGCAGCATAGGGGACATCATCCTTCATCTGGCTATAGCTATTCTATATTATATTGCAACTATTTATATAAATTAGCAAATTGCTAGTTGTCGGAATAGAGTTCCTGTTGTAAAATTGTGTCGTAAGTGTTCAAATTTTAGACACATTGCTTATGAATGCGTCAAATTTTAAACACTTGCAGCGATTGCGTCAAATGCAAACAATCGGTAGTTAGAACTCAATCAGACCAAGGGGGTTACAAAGAGAATGAAAGTCTTGAAGAAAATTGGTTTGGGACTGTCGGTCTTTTCTTTGCTGGCCGTAACCGCATGCGGATCTGCCGGCACATCCGGTGGCGGCAGCAGTCAGGGAGGATCAACTGCCTCCGAAATCCTGATCGGCGTTCAGTCGCCGACAACCGGCTCCGAAGCCAAAATGGGCCAGGACATCAACAACGCAATCCAGCTGGCAGCGGACGAAATCAATGACAAAGGCGGTATCAACGGAAAAAAGATCAAACTTGTATTTGCCGATGACGCTTGTGATCCGCAAACGGCAACGGCCGCTGCCAACAAGCTCGTATCGCAAGGTGTTGTGGCGGTCGTTGGCGGCTACTGCTCCGGGGCTACACTGCCGGCTTCCGGTGTGTACCACAATGCAGGAATTCCGATGGTTGTGACCGCCGCCAACTCGGCAAAAATTCCGGCACAAGGGTACAAGGAAATCTTCCTGGTCAACGGTACGACCGTACACCAGGGGGAAGTTGCGGCTGACCACATGGTCGCCAAACTTGGCGGCAAACGGATCGCCATCGTTCACGACAACTCCGCTTTCGCCAAAGATCTGGCGGAGATCACTAAGAAGGCCGTGGAAAAGAAAGGCGGACAAGTTGTTGCATTTGAAGCGGTGAATCCGGAAGAGAAAGACTTCACATCCCTTCTGACCAAGCTGAAGAACGCGAAACCCGATGCAACTTACTGGACGGCATATTATGCGGCTGGCGGACTGTTGATCAAGCAGTTTAAGCAGTTGGGCGTTCCTGGTGTCATCGGCGTGGGCGACGGTGCCAACGACAAGACCCTGATCGACATCGCGGGCAAACAGGCTGCGGAAGGCACATTCGTGACCACCAGCCCGACACCGGAGTTTCTGCCCGAAGCAAAATCCTTCAACGAATCCTATACGAAGAAATTCAGCCAGGCTCCCGGTCCCTACTCCGCCCTTTCCTACGACGGAATGCGCCTGCTGGCTGATGCCATCTCCCGTGCCGGTTCCACCGACAAAGCGGCAATCGTGAAAGCTTTGAAAGAGACAAAAGCATTCAAAACATTCGGAGGCAACGTTTCTTTCAAAGAAGACGGAACTTTGGAGAAGTCCAATTTCATCGTGATTCAGGTCAAGGACGGCAAGTTCTCGAAATAAAGCACTTCAGCCCAAGATGTGAATCCCGGGTCTCACCCGGGATTCACTGGCTGATGGGATCAATTGGAAAGGAGTGGCACCATGGACATCTTTATTCAACAGTTGACCAACGCGCTTGTGGTGGGGTCTTTTTACAGTCTCATTGCCCTTGGGTACTCCATGGTCTATGGAATCATCAAACTGCTTAACTTTGCCCACGGCGACCTGTACATGATCGGGGCGTTTGCCGGCTTTTCGGCCTTGTCGCTGCTTTCCGGAGATGCGGGAGTGCTCGGGATCGCGATGGCCTTTCTTGCAGCCATGATCGTGGCCGGACTGTTCGGTATCGGGATCGAGCGGGTGGCCTACCGTCCGCTGTTGAACTCCTCCCGTCTGACGATTTTGATTACTGCGGTCGGGGTTTCGCTGGTTCTTGAAAACGGTGTAATGTTGACCTACGGACCCAGTTTCAAGGTATTCCCAAGTCAACTGCCGATCACAGGCTTCCAGATTGCAGGTGCTACCGTCACTTATTCGCAAATCGGACTTATCCTTTTGTCGGTTCTTCTGATGGTTGCCCTGCAATGGTTTGTCCACCGGACTTTATACGGCAAAGCGATGAGGTCAATCGCCATCGACCAGACGGCCACTTCACTGATGGGGATTCCGGTGCACCGGATCATTGGCATAACCTTCTTTATCGGTTCGGCCCTGGCGGCGGCAGCCGGTATGATGGCGGGCCTTTATTACGGTCAAATCAATTTCATGATGGGATTTATCGTCGGGCTGAAGGCGTTTACGGCAGCCGTTATCGGCGGAATCGGCAGTATCCCCGGGGCGATGCTCGGAGGGCTGGTGCTCGGGCTGCTGGAGACCTTCGGGACGATCTATATCGGCGGCGAATGGAAGGATGTATTTGCTTTCGCCATTTTGATACTGATTCTGACTTTGAAACCGACGGGTCTGCTCGGAGAAAAAGTGACGGAGAGGATGTAGGATGAAGAACCGGAATTTGGGGCGAAACGTTTATGCGTTGGCGGGATTGGCACTGGTGCTGTTCCTGCTGCCGCTTGTCAGCAACAATTATTGGATGGATGTCGCGACCATGGCCCTGTTCTACATCGTATTGGCGCTTGGGTTGAACGTCGTGGTCGGCTATGCCGGTTTGCTTGACCTTGGATACGCCGCGTTTTTTGCGGTCGGAGCCTATACTACAGGCATTCTGATGACCGAATACCAGGTCCCGTTCTGGATCACCTTCCTGCTTGCAGGCGTGTTTGCCGGAATTGCGGGAGTGATCATCGGGGCGCCGACACTCCGTTTGCGCAGCGACTATCTGGCAATCGTAACGCTCGGTTTTGGCGAGATTATCCGCATCTCCGCGAAAAATCTGGAGATTACCGGGTCGGCCTCGGGCATCTTCGGGATTCCGCGGCCGGAGGTCTTTGGTTACAAGCTGACCCAAATCACCGATTTTTATTATGCAATGCTGCTTCTTGCCATTGTTACCCTGTTTGCGGTTTACCGGCTGGGCCACTCAAGAATCGGCAGGGCGTGGCAGTACATTCGGGAGGATGAGGATGCGGCGGAAGCAATGGGGATTCACCGGGTTCGCATGAAATTGCTGGCCTACGCATTGGGCGCGGTGTTCGGCGGTTTCGCAGGTTCATTGTTTGCCGTCAAGATGTCGGCAATTGCTCCCGAGAGCTTTAACTTCATGCAGTCGGTCATGATTCTGCTGGCGATCGTCCTGGGGGGACTCGGGCGGCTGCCGGGCGTGGTGCTGGGTGCCGTAATTGTAATTGTCCTTCCGGAGGCGATGCGGGAGTTTGCGAACTGGCGGTTCCTGCTGTTTGGAGCGGCGCTGGTTCTGTTGATGCTGTTCCGTCCGCAAGGCCTTTGGGCAGCACGCAAGGACGGCGAGGCTGATGAGAAATGGGGGGAACGCAGGGATGTCACTTCTGCAAGTTAACCACCTTACGTTAAAGTTCGGGGGGATTACCTCCGTCAATGACCTGTCGTTTGAGATTCCGGAAGGGATCATCATGAGCGTGATAGGTCCCAACGGTGCCGGTAAGACCTCCTTGTTCAACATGATTACCGGTTTTTACAAACCCACAAGCGGCGAGATTCTGTTTGACGGGGAAAGCCTTGTCGGCCGAAAGCCAAGCTTGATCACGCAAAAGGGAATCGCCAGGACATTTCAGAACCTGCGGCTGTTTCCCAACCTGTCGGTGCTCGAAAACGTTATGAGCGGCATGCACAGCAAGACTTCGCAGGGTGTGTTCGGCGCCCTGTTCCGAACCAGGGCACAAAAGCAGGAAGAGAATCTGATTCGCTCGGTTGCCGGGAAGTGCATTGACTTTGTCGGGATCTCCCAATACACCCACCGGTTGGCAAAGAATCTTCCCTACGGGATCCAACGGCACGTGGAGATTGCGAGGGCACTTGCCACACAACCGAAACTGCTGCTGCTGGACGAACCGGCAGCGGGACTCAACCACGGCGAGAAGCTGGAATTGATTGAACTGATCCGACGCATCCGGCAGGAATTCCGTCTGACCATTGTCCTGATTGAGCATGACATGGGTCTGGTCAATCAGGTTTCCGAACATATTCTGGTGCTCAATTACGGGCAAAAAATTGCGGAAGGCACTCCCGCCGAGGTTCTTAACAACCCCCTCGTGGTCGAGGCTTATCTCGGGAAGGAGGAAGACGATGAGCAATCAGCTTGAATTAACCCAAGTGGATGCCTATTATGGCAAGATTCAGGCATTGCGGGGAATCAGCCTGTCAGTCAGGAATGGGGAGATTGTCACGCTTCTCGGCAGCAATGGTGCGGGCAAAAGCACCACCCTGAAGACGATCTCCGAGTTGGTTCGAGTCCGCAACGGCAGCATCCGCTTTGAGGGGGAAGATATTGGCAAACTGTCCCCCCATCAAATTGTTGACAGAGGCATCGTGCACGTGCCGGAAGGACGCCGGGTATTCGGAGCAATGACGGTGACCGAGAATCTGGAGTTGGGCAGTTTCCCCAAACGGAAAGACACACAGTTTGTCAAACGGACGATGGAGCATGTGTTTGAACTGTTTCCCCGCTTGAAGGAACGGCACAAGCAAAAAGCGGGAACCCTGTCCGGCGGCGAACAGCAAATGCTTGCCATAGGCCGTGGACTGATGAGCGGCCCGAAACTGCTGATGCTTGACGAACCCTCAATGGGCCTGGCTCCCATTGTGGTTCAGGATATTATGAAGATCATCAAAAAAATCAACTCGGAAGGAACAACCGTCCTTCTGGTGGAGCAAAACGCGAAAGCGGCTCTCAAGTTGGCCCATACCGGGTACGTGATCGAGACGGGACAAATCACGATCCAAGACACTGCCGAAAAGCTCCGGCAGGACGACAGTATCGTCAAGGCATATCTGGCAAACCCCTAAAGTCCATATTTGCGCATTTTGTTGTAAAGGGTTCCCCTTGAGATGCCGAGCAGCTTGGCGGCCGCCGCCTTGTTGCCGTAGGTGGTCCGCAGGGCGTTTTGGATCAATTGCAATTCGGATTGGGGTTCGTTGTGCCCTTCTTTCCTAAAACCGGAAGGGGCGTGAACCGATACCTGGGGCTCCGCGTCCAATCTCGGAACCTGGATGGAGGCCGGCAAATGTTCTCGCCGGATTACTTCGTCGTCGGTCAAGATCACCAGGCGTTCCAGAATGTTTCGCAGTTGCCGGATGTTGCCGGGCCAGGAATAATTCATGAGTGCGACAATGACTTCCGGTTCGAATCTGGGTACCGGCTTGCCGTACTGAAAAGCAATTTCACTCGTAATATATTGCAAAAGCTCCGGAATATCTTCGATTCGCTCCCGTAAGGGGGGAATTTCCACGGAGACGACGTTCAGGCGGTAATACAGATCTTCACGGAAAGCCCCTTCGGCAATTCGTTCTTCCAGGTTGCGGTTGGTGGCGGCTATGATGCGAACGTCCACCTTGACCGGCTTGTCGCCGCCAACCCGGTAAAACTGCCGTTCCTGCAGCACCCGAAGCAATTTGACCTGCATCTCCAAAGGCAGTTCGCCTACCTCGTCAAGGAACAGGGTTCCCTTGTGCGCCAGCTCCAATTTTCCGGGCCGTCCTTTGGGGTCAGCCCCTGTAAAGGATCCGCCCTGGTAGCCGAACAGTTCACTTTCAAACAAAGCGGGGGGAATGGCGCCGCAGTTGATGGCCACAAAATTGTTCCCTGCCCGTGAACTGGCGCTGTGAATCGCATGGGCAAACAGTTCCTTGCCAACACCCGATTCTCCTGTGAGCAGAACGGTCGCATCTGTCGGCGATACCCGGCGGGCCACCCTGATCGCATGGGTAATCGCCTGGCCGTTCCCCTTGATCCGGAAAAAGGGGTCTTCGGATGGGACGTACCGGGTGATTTCCTTTTCCAGCGACTGCAGTTGGGAAGCTGCTGTGAACAGTTTGTTGCCCAAGCGGACCAGTTTGGTTACGTCCTGTTCCGAGGAAATGGCGCCGGTGATTGTGCTGCCGGATACAACGGGAGATGTGTTGACTAGAACATGCGTCCCCGGGCGTGGTTCGTGATAGGCTTGCCGG
Protein-coding regions in this window:
- a CDS encoding DMT family transporter, yielding MNTKPLVPPYAALVIGIAAVSSSAIFVKLCASSPGLIAAYRLLFTVLLMVPFMIAARSAVRKSLKTFTKLDHWLCLVSGVFLAFHFITWFESLRYTSVASSVVLVSLQPLFTFAGSIWIFKERLSQKSWFGGSLAIFGSVVIGWGDFSLGANALYGDLLALFSAFLVSVYWLIGQHVRTHADSGTYTFLVYGFSTFTLFVYVLVRGEPLLSPPPMDWAWFLSLAVFPTLLGHSVFNWVIRWIPASVVSVSILGEAIGAAILAYFILGETVTLQQTVGGILLLAGIFLFNRYHQG
- a CDS encoding sigma-54 interaction domain-containing protein; translated protein: MLHKVKAFLDVLLDSVNDAVTGVDPDGTVLYWNQVAERIYGIPKEQIVGKKIGEFFQKGSVMLFQVMETGCPVHQLYHKPRPDKHVFINAVPIYDQDGELIGAFAIEQDITHTVKLSEELYSKPELPNPSDSAQLLVNRNSSMQQIIQTLRANPDRHLLIGEPGVGKDTLALTAHRSVANSGPFVTVPCDTIPGGLLDSELFGFEKEAFGGEEGRSGKLEMATGGTLYLKNIHVLSLPTQAKLAQTLSEKNFLRVGGTTPIPLESRVIVSASPDIETLVQNGLFLKELYYAFQPVHVPSLNERKEDLPELCHHFLSEAAQLTGKTVPRLSSEVMAALTTYHWPGNLPQLRTVMEHLANISGGREITLEDLPPSIRPTTLSDLAADSLPLAALSEEMERSKIEDALRKTGGNKAGAARLLGISRGSLYYKMKQYRL
- a CDS encoding branched-chain amino acid ABC transporter substrate-binding protein produces the protein MKVLKKIGLGLSVFSLLAVTACGSAGTSGGGSSQGGSTASEILIGVQSPTTGSEAKMGQDINNAIQLAADEINDKGGINGKKIKLVFADDACDPQTATAAANKLVSQGVVAVVGGYCSGATLPASGVYHNAGIPMVVTAANSAKIPAQGYKEIFLVNGTTVHQGEVAADHMVAKLGGKRIAIVHDNSAFAKDLAEITKKAVEKKGGQVVAFEAVNPEEKDFTSLLTKLKNAKPDATYWTAYYAAGGLLIKQFKQLGVPGVIGVGDGANDKTLIDIAGKQAAEGTFVTTSPTPEFLPEAKSFNESYTKKFSQAPGPYSALSYDGMRLLADAISRAGSTDKAAIVKALKETKAFKTFGGNVSFKEDGTLEKSNFIVIQVKDGKFSK
- a CDS encoding branched-chain amino acid ABC transporter permease, with product MDIFIQQLTNALVVGSFYSLIALGYSMVYGIIKLLNFAHGDLYMIGAFAGFSALSLLSGDAGVLGIAMAFLAAMIVAGLFGIGIERVAYRPLLNSSRLTILITAVGVSLVLENGVMLTYGPSFKVFPSQLPITGFQIAGATVTYSQIGLILLSVLLMVALQWFVHRTLYGKAMRSIAIDQTATSLMGIPVHRIIGITFFIGSALAAAAGMMAGLYYGQINFMMGFIVGLKAFTAAVIGGIGSIPGAMLGGLVLGLLETFGTIYIGGEWKDVFAFAILILILTLKPTGLLGEKVTERM
- a CDS encoding branched-chain amino acid ABC transporter permease, coding for MKNRNLGRNVYALAGLALVLFLLPLVSNNYWMDVATMALFYIVLALGLNVVVGYAGLLDLGYAAFFAVGAYTTGILMTEYQVPFWITFLLAGVFAGIAGVIIGAPTLRLRSDYLAIVTLGFGEIIRISAKNLEITGSASGIFGIPRPEVFGYKLTQITDFYYAMLLLAIVTLFAVYRLGHSRIGRAWQYIREDEDAAEAMGIHRVRMKLLAYALGAVFGGFAGSLFAVKMSAIAPESFNFMQSVMILLAIVLGGLGRLPGVVLGAVIVIVLPEAMREFANWRFLLFGAALVLLMLFRPQGLWAARKDGEADEKWGERRDVTSAS
- a CDS encoding ABC transporter ATP-binding protein; the protein is MSLLQVNHLTLKFGGITSVNDLSFEIPEGIIMSVIGPNGAGKTSLFNMITGFYKPTSGEILFDGESLVGRKPSLITQKGIARTFQNLRLFPNLSVLENVMSGMHSKTSQGVFGALFRTRAQKQEENLIRSVAGKCIDFVGISQYTHRLAKNLPYGIQRHVEIARALATQPKLLLLDEPAAGLNHGEKLELIELIRRIRQEFRLTIVLIEHDMGLVNQVSEHILVLNYGQKIAEGTPAEVLNNPLVVEAYLGKEEDDEQSA
- a CDS encoding ABC transporter ATP-binding protein is translated as MSNQLELTQVDAYYGKIQALRGISLSVRNGEIVTLLGSNGAGKSTTLKTISELVRVRNGSIRFEGEDIGKLSPHQIVDRGIVHVPEGRRVFGAMTVTENLELGSFPKRKDTQFVKRTMEHVFELFPRLKERHKQKAGTLSGGEQQMLAIGRGLMSGPKLLMLDEPSMGLAPIVVQDIMKIIKKINSEGTTVLLVEQNAKAALKLAHTGYVIETGQITIQDTAEKLRQDDSIVKAYLANP
- a CDS encoding sigma-54 interaction domain-containing protein, with translation MKTSRAESVLQTLLDTVNEAITIVDEDGTVTHWNRAAEELYRIPAAEIIGKNIADFGWNSLMIAQILKEGRPIRQAYHEPRPGTHVLVNTSPVVSGSTITGAISSEQDVTKLVRLGNKLFTAASQLQSLEKEITRYVPSEDPFFRIKGNGQAITHAIRVARRVSPTDATVLLTGESGVGKELFAHAIHSASSRAGNNFVAINCGAIPPALFESELFGYQGGSFTGADPKGRPGKLELAHKGTLFLDEVGELPLEMQVKLLRVLQERQFYRVGGDKPVKVDVRIIAATNRNLEERIAEGAFREDLYYRLNVVSVEIPPLRERIEDIPELLQYITSEIAFQYGKPVPRFEPEVIVALMNYSWPGNIRQLRNILERLVILTDDEVIRREHLPASIQVPRLDAEPQVSVHAPSGFRKEGHNEPQSELQLIQNALRTTYGNKAAAAKLLGISRGTLYNKMRKYGL